One Candidatus Binatia bacterium DNA segment encodes these proteins:
- a CDS encoding helix-hairpin-helix domain-containing protein, which yields MMRKVFRKTCIRAAVLSAMLWGSLGVAGSALGAEEVLDLNQASVAELSSLPGIGLVRAQAIVARRSEMRFGRVEELLDVPGIGDAVFAGLQSRVRIVPVNPPPSR from the coding sequence ATGATGAGGAAAGTTTTTCGTAAGACGTGCATACGCGCGGCGGTCTTGAGCGCGATGCTCTGGGGATCGCTTGGGGTGGCCGGATCCGCTCTGGGTGCTGAGGAGGTTCTCGACCTGAATCAGGCCTCGGTCGCGGAGCTCTCGAGCTTGCCGGGTATCGGGTTGGTGCGCGCGCAGGCGATCGTGGCTCGGCGGTCCGAGATGCGATTTGGAAGAGTTGAAGAACTACTCGACGTTCCCGGGATCGGAGATGCCGTTTTTGCCGGACTCCAATCTCGGGTGCGGATCGTGCCGGTGAATCCTCCTCCGTCGAGGTAG
- a CDS encoding SRPBCC family protein: MAATKRTETIHIPCSPVDVLAVLTDFEAYPKWSGAFTEARIIDRGPEGLGSHVAFAIDMTIRTVRYTLAYSFNLPDGFSWRMTEGDLTSIEGSYELVAEDGGTNCICHQAVETGFWIPGPIRRIAEGSALRNSLEELSTEVQRRAAE, from the coding sequence ATGGCGGCTACCAAGAGAACCGAAACCATTCACATTCCATGCTCGCCCGTCGATGTTCTGGCGGTGCTCACGGATTTCGAGGCTTATCCGAAATGGTCCGGCGCTTTTACCGAAGCGCGCATCATTGACCGTGGGCCCGAGGGACTGGGCAGCCATGTTGCGTTCGCCATAGATATGACGATTCGCACAGTACGTTACACCCTCGCCTACAGTTTCAACCTACCCGACGGGTTTTCATGGCGAATGACCGAGGGGGACCTCACTTCGATCGAAGGCTCCTACGAGCTGGTCGCGGAAGATGGTGGAACTAATTGCATCTGCCATCAAGCAGTCGAGACCGGATTCTGGATTCCGGGGCCGATTCGCCGGATTGCCGAAGGATCCGCTTTGCGAAACTCGCTCGAGGAACTCTCCACGGAAGTTCAGCGGCGCGCAGCCGAGTAG